The genomic interval GGCAGGTCTCCTTCGGCCACGCCGCATTCTTCGGGGTGGGGGCCTACACCGCGGGGCTGCTCTTCCATCACCTTCAGGTCTCTCCGTGGTGGGGGATGGCGTTCGGGGGGATCCTTGCGTTCCTGATCGGCCTCCCGTTTGGCGCCATTTGCTTCCCGCTGAGAGGCGCGTACTTCGCCCTGGCGTCGCTGGCCCTGGGGGAGGGGATCCGGCACATCGCGACGATCGCGGAGGCGTTCACCGGCGGCATGGTGGGGATCATGATCATGCCCACGTTCGTCTCCAAGGTTCCCTACTACTACATCACGCTCGGACTGGCGTTCCTGACCGTTCTGAGCATCCAGGCCATCATGCGGTCCAAGCCCGGATACTACTTCGTGTCCATCCGGGAGGACCAGGACGCCGCCGCGAGCCTCGGAATCGACACGACGCTGTACAAGAACATCTCCCTGGCGGTCTCCGCCTTCTGGACCGGGATGGCGGGGGCGCTCTACATGAACTACATGGGATTCATCGACCCGCACGTCGTCTTCTCCCTCCACGACTACTCCGTCATGGCGATCCTGGTCGCCATCGTCGGAGGGGTGGGCACGATCTACGGGCCGACCGTCGGCGCATTCATCATGGTGGCTTTCCAGGAGCTGTTCCGGACGGGGTTCTTC from Thermodesulfobacteriota bacterium carries:
- a CDS encoding branched-chain amino acid ABC transporter permease — translated: MKKHLVPLLLLAVLAALPLVLQSNYFLHLMILFLLWVVIGSAWNLLAGFTGQVSFGHAAFFGVGAYTAGLLFHHLQVSPWWGMAFGGILAFLIGLPFGAICFPLRGAYFALASLALGEGIRHIATIAEAFTGGMVGIMIMPTFVSKVPYYYITLGLAFLTVLSIQAIMRSKPGYYFVSIREDQDAAASLGIDTTLYKNISLAVSAFWTGMAGALYMNYMGFIDPHVVFSLHDYSVMAILVAIVGGVGTIYGPTVGAFIMVAFQELFRTGFFGLFAYIGKAAGIGAIAALGDAVKKAHVLGFGILVIVVILYLPNGVVGDWEKVKRKVFRIRPNR